A DNA window from Ctenopharyngodon idella isolate HZGC_01 chromosome 8, HZGC01, whole genome shotgun sequence contains the following coding sequences:
- the rassf11 gene encoding ras association domain-containing protein 8, whose product MEVKVYVEGVQRIVCGVTEKTTCQEVVIALAQALGRTGRYTLREKFKEFERNVSPDERLQESLEKYGEQAKEVQLTLKHVGPSLGEATNQSMALLRRAEGMGRASRGSGAIALQRQSLPPLSHLCIHSEPPPEEPKRPKRKSLTLMEEAWGWLENLGRGGKQQSGRDKEKNKEGNKGNGHSDNASLKPTKSIPASGTPLSRDKKDKIRAPHQPLISCLGNRWRCTDNSTECERQEEEVQKDSKENLKTINPVVPMVKPSHVESESEEISHLRRLVVQQQACLQELNLKIESTDQLILELEQQHATREFSESQSEEEEQLKFWLNELKAEEVFERDLQRQFFQIKEEATECKAKLEEYKQKLQAMDLRNSQQKTGHDITGQNSQVDAPKHAQTSIKQMQISADGTHDGGTKRVITTLESKLPYVFVSANQISHPPLSGPADLREWWTRWSQSQNPASVTKPKTVHRSEITIQLGSTRV is encoded by the exons ATGGAGGTAAAGGTGTACGTTGAAGGAGTCCAGCGCATTGTTTGTGGAGTCACTGAGAAAACAACATGTCAGGAGGTGGTCATCGCTTTAGCACAGGCACTTG GTCGCACTGGTCGATATACTCTGAGAGAAAAATTCAAAGAATTTGAACGTAATGTGTCTCCGGATGAACGTCTCCAGGAGTCCTTGGAGAAATATGGTGAGCAAGCTAAGGAGGTGCAGCTCACTTTGAAGCATGTCGGTCCATCGCTTGGGGAAGCAACAAACCAGTCCATGGCCCTATTGAGGCGAGCGGAGGGAATGGGGAGGGCATCGAGAGGCAGCGGGGCAATCGCCCTACAGCGTCAGAGTCTCCCGCCGCTATCACACCTCTGCATTCACTCCGAGCCACCCCCTGAGGAACCAAAGAGACCCAAGCGGAAGTCACTGACGCTAATGGAGGAAGCATGGGGTTGGTTGGAAAATTTGGGCAGGGGCGGGAAGCAGCAATCAGGACGAGATAAGGAGAAAAACAAGGAAGGCAATAAAGGAAATGGGCACTCAGATAATGCATCTCTAAAACCAACCAAAAGTATCCCAGCCTCTGGGACACCGCTGTCAAGggacaaaaaagacaaaattagaGCACCACATCAGCCTTTGATTAGTTGCCTTGGAAACCGTTGGAGATGCACCGATAATAGTACTGAATGTGAGAGACAAGAGGAAGAGGTACAGAAAGATTCAAAGGAGAACCTGAAAACCATCAATCCAGTGGTTCCTATGGTCAAACCAAGCCATGTTGAAAGCGAGAGTGAGGAGATTTCACATTTAAGGAGACTAGTTGTCCAACAACAGGCTTGTCTGCAAGAACTAAATCTCAAAATTGAGTCAACGGACCAGCTGATCCTTGAGCTTGAGCAGCAGCATGCCACCAGGGAATTTTCAGAGTCCCAGTCAGAAGAAGAGGAACAGCTCAAGTTCTGGCTCAATGAGCTCAAGGCGGAGGAAGTCTTTGAGAGAGACCTTCAGAGGCAGttctttcaaataaaagaagaaGCTACTGAGTGCAAAGCTAAACTAGAAGAGTACAAGCAGAAGCTGCAAGCAATGGACCTGAGAAACTCTCAGCAGAAAACAGGGCATGACATCACTGGACAGAATAGCCAAGTAGATGCGCCAAAACATGCCCAAACAAGtatcaaacaaatgcagatcTCAGCAGACGGAACGCATGATGGTGGAACAAAAAGGGTGATAACAACGCTGGAGTCCAAACTCCCATACGTGTTTGTTTCAGCAAATCAGATCTCACATCCTCCTCTAAGTGGACCAGCAGACCTGAGGGAATGGTGGACACGATGGTCTCAAAGCCAGAATCCAGCATCAGTGACAAAACCAAAGACAGTGCATCGTTCTGAAATCACCATACAGCTGGGAAGCACCAGAGTTTAA